A genomic window from Solanum stenotomum isolate F172 chromosome 10, ASM1918654v1, whole genome shotgun sequence includes:
- the LOC125842147 gene encoding probable lysophospholipase BODYGUARD 3: MSIIERVKSTFTMAGRILNEVISFFVFTVLDVLDFLLCYIYRVIDFIVEAEWKPCYCSSVKQTITSSGTILVSESKIVCLTSSSSSCNKLQLEEISDTLYTRSSLVSEVSKSTMNELKRLKLENAAPIFKRGTLRSTFTVNSSIVEMLQGKIGGLKSNIVPRWSDCDCKTCNSWTASSKDSLFVHVDGAKENVRENVIFIHGFISSSEFWTETVFPNFTKATKSKYRLFAVDLLGFGRSPKPNESLYTLREHLDMIEKSVLEPYNVKSFHIVAHSLGCILALALAVKHPALIKSLTLLAPPYFPTPKGEEATQYMMRRIAPRRVWPVIAFGASLACWYEHVSRTICLLICKNHRLWEFLTKLITRNRIKTYLVDGFCCHTHNAAWHTLHNIICGTAGKIEGYLDMVKNRLKGEVTVIHGEDDELIPVECSYNVQSRVPHARVNVVKNKDHITIVVGRQQAFARELEEIWNNNSTSN, from the exons ATGTCGATTATCGAAAGGGTGaaatcaacattcacaatgGCAGGGAGAATATTGAATGAAGTCATTAGCTTCTTTGTGTTCACAGTTCTTGACGTTCTTGATTTTTTGCTATGTTATATTTACAGAGTAATTGATTTCATAGTTGAAGCAGAGTGGAAGCCCTGTTACTGCTCGTCGGTTAAACAAACCATAACGAGCAGTGGCACAATCTTGGTTTCCGAGTCCAAGATTGTGTGTCTgacatcttcttcttctagcTGCAATAAATTGCAGCTAGAAGAGATATCAGACACATTGTACACGCGATCTTCGTTAGTATCTGAAGTGTCGAAATCTACTATGAATGAGCTTAAAAGGCTTAAATTGGAGAATGCTGCCCCAATTTTCAAAAGAGGAACTCTGCGCTCAACTTTTACTGTTAACTCATCTATTGTCGAAATGCTACAAGGCAAAATTGGTGGCTTAAAATCAAATATTGTTCCAAGATGGTCGGATTGTGATTGTAAAACTTGTAATTCTTGGACTGCCTCTTCTAAAGATTCACTTTTTGTCCATGTTGACGGTGCCAAAG AGAACGTACGAGAAAATGTGATTTTCATACATGGATTCATATCATCATCAGAATTTTGGACAGAAACTGTGTTTCCAAACTTTACAAAGGCTACAAAATCAAAGTATCGATTATTCGCGGTGGATCTACTAGGATTTGGAAGAAGTCCGAAGCCAAATGAGTCACTTTACACCTTAAGAGAACATCTAGACATGATTGAAAAATCAGTACTAGAGCCATACAATGTGAAATCTTTTCACATTGTGGCACATTCATTGGGATGCATATTGGCACTGGCACTTGCTGTAAAGCATCCTGCCTTAATTAAATCCCTCACTTTACTTGCACCG ccATATTTTCCAACTCCTAAGGGAGAAGAAGCAACGCAGTATATGATGAGAAGAATCGCGCCGCGACGAGTATGGCCTGTGATTGCTTTTGGGGCATCTCTAGCTTGTTGGTATGAGCATGTTAGCCGAACAATTTGCTTACTCATCTGCAAAAACCATCGCTTGTGGGAGTTTCTTACCAAACTCATCACCAGAAACAg GATAAAAACATACTTAGTAGACGGATTTTGCTGTCACACACACAATGCAGCATGGCATACACTACACAACATCATTTGTGGTACTGCTGGAAAAATAGAAGGATACTTAGACATGGTGAAAAATCGTCTAAAAGGCGAAGTCACGGTGATTCATGGTGAAGACGATGAACTTATCCCTGTCGAATGCAGCTACAATGTACAGTCCAGAGTCCCTCATGCTCGCGTTAACGTTGTCAAGAACAAAGATCATATCACCATTGTTGTAGGAAGACAACAAGCTTTTGCTAGAGAACTTGAAGAAATTTGGAATAATAATTCCACTagtaattga